Proteins encoded together in one Camelus dromedarius isolate mCamDro1 chromosome 11, mCamDro1.pat, whole genome shotgun sequence window:
- the ERBB3 gene encoding receptor tyrosine-protein kinase erbB-3 isoform X2: MRVNAALQVLGFLLSLARGSEVGNSQAVCPGTLNGLSVTGDAKNQYQTLYKLYERCEVVMGNLEIVLTGHNADLSFLQWIREVTGYVLVAMNEFSTLPLPNLRVVRGTQVYDGKFAIFVMLNYNTNSSHALRQLRFTQLTEILSGGVYIEKNDKLCHMDTIDWRDIVRDRDAEIVVKDNGRSCPPCHEVCKGRCWGPRPEDCQTLTKTICAPQCNGHCFGPNPNQCCHDECAGGCSGPQNTDCFACRLFNDSGACVRQCPQPLVYNKLTFQLEPNPHTKYQYGGVCVASCPHNFVVDQTSCVRACPPDKMEVDKNGLKICEPCGGLCPKACEGTGSGSRFQTVDSSNIDGFVNCTKILGNLDFLITGLNGDPWHKIPALDPEKLHVFRTVREITGYLNIQSWPPHMHNFSVFSNLTTIGGRSLYNRGFSLLIMKNLNVTSLGLRSLKEISAGRVYISANRQLCYHHSLNWTRLLRGPSEERLDIKHNRPRRDCEGKVCDPLCSSGGCWGPGPGQCLSCRNYSRGGVCVTHCNFLNGEPREFAHEAECFSCHPECQPMEGTATCNGSGSDACAQCAHFRDGPHCVSSCPFGVLGAKGPIYKYPDAQNECRPCHENCTQGCKGPELQDCLGQTLALISKTHLAMALTVVIGLAVIFLILGSTFLYWRGRRIQNKRAMRRYLERGESIEPLDPSEKANKVLARIFKETELRKLKVLGSGVFGTVHKGVWIPEGESIKIPVCIKVIEDKSGRQSFQAVTDHMLAIGSLDHAHIVRLLGLCPGSSLQLVTQYLPLGSLLDHVRQHRGALGPQLLLNWGVQIAKGMYYLEEHGMVHRNLAARNVLLKSPSQVQVADFGVADLLPPDDKQLLHSEAKTPIKWMALESIHFGKYTHQSDVWSYGVTVWELMTFGAEPYAGLRLAEVPDLLEKGERLAQPQICTIDVYMVMVKCWMIDENIRPTFKELANEFTRMARDPPRYLVIKRESGPGIPPGAEPPALTNNELEEVELEPELDLDLELEAEENNLATTLGSALSLPLGTLNRPRGSQSLISPSSGYMPMNQGNLGEACQESAVCGGNERCPRPASLHPLPRGRLASESSEGHVTGSEAELQEKVSMCRSRSRSPRPRGDSAYHSQRHSLLTPVTPQSPPGLEEEDVNGYVMPDAQFKGTSSREGTLSSVGLSSVLGTEEEDEDEEYEYMNRRRRCSPPHPPRPSSLEELGYEYMDVGSDLSASLGSTQSCPLNPVPTMPNASTTPDEDYEYMNRRRGGGGPGGDYAAMEACPAAEQGYEEMRAFQGPVHHAPQVQYAHLKTLRSLEATDSAFDNPDYWHSRLFPKANAQRT; the protein is encoded by the exons GTGACTGGCTACGTCCTTGTGGCCATGAATGAGTTCTCTACGCTGCCACTGCCCAACCTCCGAGTGGTGCGGGGGACCCAGGTCTATGATGGGAAGTTCGCCATCTTTGTCATGTTGAACTACAACACCAACTCCAGCCATGCCCTGCGCCAGCTCCGCTTCACTCAGCTCACTG AGATTCTGTCAGGGGGCGTTTACATTGAGAAGAACGATAAACTTTGCCATATGGACACAATTGACTGGAGGGACATCGTGCGGGACCGAGATGCCGAGATAGTGGTGAAGGACAATGGCAGGAGCT GTCCCCCGTGTCATGAGGTCTGCAAGGGGCGATGCTGGGGTCCCAGACCAGAAGACTGCCAGACAT TGACCAAGACCATCTGCGCCCCTCAGTGTAATGGTCACTGCTTTGGGCCCAACCCCAACCAGTGCTGCCATGACGAGTGCGCAGGGGGCTGCTCAGGCCCTCAGAACACAGACTGCTTT GCTTGCCGGCTCTTCAATGACAGTGGAGCCTGCGTGCGCCAGTGTCCACAGCCTCTTGTCTACAACAAGCTAACTTTCCAGCTAGAACCCAATCCCCACACCAAGTATCAGTATGGAGGAGTTTGTGTCGCCAGCTGTCCCC ATAACTTTGTAGTGGATCAAACGTCTTGTGTCAGGGCCTGTCCTCCCGATAAGATGGAAGTAGATAAAAATGGACTCAAGATATGTGAACCTTGTGGGGGTCTGTGCCCCAAAG CCTGTGAGGGAACGGGCTCTGGAAGCCGCTTCCAGACTGTGGACTCGAGCAACATTGATGGATTTGTGAACTGCACCAAGATCCTGGGCAACCTGGACTTTCTTATCACTGGCCTCAATGG AGACCCCTGGCACAAGATCCCTGCTCTGGACCCTGAGAAACTCCATGTCTTCCGGACCGTGCGGGAGATCACAG GTTACCTGAACATCCAGTCCTGGCCACCCCACATGCACAACTTCAGTGTCTTTTCCAATCTGACAACCATTGGGGGCAGAAGCCTCTACAA CCGGGGCTTCTCATTGTTGATCATGAAGAACTTGAATGTAACATCTCTGGGCCTCCGATCCTTGAAAGAAATTAGCGCTGGGCGTGTATACATAAGCGCCAACCGGCAGCTCTGCTACCACCATTCTCTGAACTGGACCAGGCTGCTTCGGGGGCCTTCGGAAGAGAGGCTGGACATCAAGCATAACCGGCCCCGCAGGGACTGCG AGGGCAAAGTGTGTGACCCACTGTGCTCCTCCGGGGGATGCTGGGGCCCAGGCCCCGGTCAGTGCCTATCCTGCCGAAACTACAGCCGAGGAGGTGTCTGTGTGACCCACTGCAACTTCCTGAATGG GGAGCCTCGTGAGTTTGCCCATGAGGCTGAATGCTTCTCCTGCCACCCGGAATGCCAGCCCATGGAGGGCACGGCCACATGCAATGGCTCG GGCTCTGATGCCTGTGCCCAGTGTGCCCATTTTCGAGATGGGCCCCACTGTGTGAGTAGCTGCCCATTTGGAGTCCTCGGTGCCAAGGGCCCCATCTACAAGTACCCAGATGCTCAGAATGAATGTCGGCCCTGCCATGAGAACTGCACCCAGGG GTGTAAGGGACCAGAGCTACAAGACTGTTTGGGCCAAACACTGGCACTCATCAG CAAAACCCATCTGGCAATGGCTTTAACAGTGGTCATAGGATTGGCAGTGATTTTCCTGATCCTGGGCAGCACTTTTCTCTATTGGCGTGGGCGCCGGATTCAGAATAAGAGGGCTATGAGGCGCTACTTGGAACGGGGTGAG AGCATAGAGCCTCTGGACCCCAGTGAGAAGGCTAACAAAGTGCTGGCCAGAATCTTCAAAGAGACAGAGCTGAGGAAGCTTAAAGTACTGGGCTCGGGTGTCTTCGGAACTGTGCACAAA GGAGTATGGATTCCTGAGGGTGAATCAATCAAGATTCCAGTCTGCATTAAAGTCATTGAGGACAAGAGTGGACGGCAAAGTTTCCAAGCTGTGACGGAC CACATGCTGGCCATTGGCAGCCTCGACCACGCCCACATTGTTCGGCTGCTGGGACTGTGTCCAGGGTCATCTCTGCAGCTCGTCACTCAGTACTTGCCTCTGGGTTCCCTGCTGGATCATGTGAGGCAACACCGTGGGGCACTGGGGCCACAGCTGCTGCTCAACTGGGGAGTACAAATTGCCAAG GGAATGTACTACCTGGAGGAGCATGGTATGGTGCATAGGAACCTGGCTGCCCGAAATGTGCTGCTGAAGTCACCCAGTCAGGTGCAGGTGGCAGATTTTGGGGTTGCTGACTTGCTGCCCCCTGATGATAAGCAGCTGCTGCACAGTGAGGCCAAG ACTCCAATTAAGTGGATGGCCCTCGAGAGTATCCACTTTGGGAAATACACACACCAGAGTGACGTCTGGAGCTATG GAGTGACAGTTTGGGAGCTGATGACCTTTGGGGCAGAGCCCTATGCAGGGCTGCGACTGGCTGAAGTACCAGACCTGCTGGAGAAAGGAGAACGGTTGGCGCAGCCCCAGATCTGTACCATTGATGTCTACATGGTCATGGTCAAGT GTTGGATGATTGATGAGAACATTCGCCCGACTTTTAAAGAGCTAGCCAATGAGTTCACTAGGATGGCCCGAGACCCACCACGGTACCTGGTCATAAAG AGAGAGAGTGGGCCTGGAATTCCCCCTGGAGCAGAGCCTCCTGCTCTGACAAACAATGAGCTGGAGGAAGTAGAGCTGGAGCCGGAACTAGACCTAGACCTGGAGTTGGAGGCAGAGGAGAACAACCTGGCAACCACACTGGGCTCTGCCCTCAGCCTGCCACTTGGAACACTCAATCGGCCACGTGGG AGCCAGAGCCTTATAAGTCCAtcatctggatatatgcctatgAACCAGGGGAATCTTGGGGAAGCTTGTCAG gAGTCTGCAGTTTGTGGGGGTAATGAACGGTGCCCCCGTCCAGCCTCTTTGCACCCATTGCCACGGGGACGCCTGGCTTCAGAGTCATCGGAGGGCCATGTGACAGGCTCTGAGGCTGAGCTCCAGGAGAAGGTGTCCATGTGTAGAAGCCGGAGCCGGAGTCCACGGCCACGTGGAGACAGTGCCTACCATTCCCAGCGCCACAGCCTGCTTACTCCTGTCACCCCACAGTCTCCACCAGGATTAGAGGAAGAGGATGTCAATGGTTATGTCATGCCAGATGCACAATTCAAAG GTACCTCCTCCCGGGAAGGCACCCTTTCTTCAGTGGGTCTCAGTTCTGTCCTGGGTACTgaagaagaagatgaagatgaGGAGTATGAATACATGAACCGGAGGAGAAGGTGCAGTCCACCTCATCCCCCTAGGCCAAGTTCCCTCGAGGAGCTGGGTTATGAATACATGGATGTGGGATCAGACCTCAGTGCTTCCCTGGGCAGCACACAGAGTTGCCCGCTCAACCCCGTGCCCACCATGCCCAATGCCAGCACAACTCCAGATGAGGACTATGAATATATGAATCGGCGACGTGGTGGAGGTGGTCCTGGAGGGGATTATGCAGCCATGGAAGCCTGCCCAGCAGCTGAGCAAGGTTATGAAGAAATGAGAGCTTTCCAGGGGCCTGTACACCATGCCCCCCAAGTTCAATATGCCCACCTCAAAACTCTGCGGAGTTTAGAAGCCACTGACTCTGCCTTTGACAACCCTGATTACTGGCACAGCAGGCTTTTCCCCAAGGCTAACGCCCAGAGAACATAA
- the ERBB3 gene encoding receptor tyrosine-protein kinase erbB-3 isoform X1: MRVNAALQVLGFLLSLARGSEVGNSQAVCPGTLNGLSVTGDAKNQYQTLYKLYERCEVVMGNLEIVLTGHNADLSFLQWIREVTGYVLVAMNEFSTLPLPNLRVVRGTQVYDGKFAIFVMLNYNTNSSHALRQLRFTQLTEILSGGVYIEKNDKLCHMDTIDWRDIVRDRDAEIVVKDNGRSCPPCHEVCKGRCWGPRPEDCQTLTKTICAPQCNGHCFGPNPNQCCHDECAGGCSGPQNTDCFACRLFNDSGACVRQCPQPLVYNKLTFQLEPNPHTKYQYGGVCVASCPHNFVVDQTSCVRACPPDKMEVDKNGLKICEPCGGLCPKACEGTGSGSRFQTVDSSNIDGFVNCTKILGNLDFLITGLNGDPWHKIPALDPEKLHVFRTVREITGYLNIQSWPPHMHNFSVFSNLTTIGGRSLYNRGFSLLIMKNLNVTSLGLRSLKEISAGRVYISANRQLCYHHSLNWTRLLRGPSEERLDIKHNRPRRDCVAEGKVCDPLCSSGGCWGPGPGQCLSCRNYSRGGVCVTHCNFLNGEPREFAHEAECFSCHPECQPMEGTATCNGSGSDACAQCAHFRDGPHCVSSCPFGVLGAKGPIYKYPDAQNECRPCHENCTQGCKGPELQDCLGQTLALISKTHLAMALTVVIGLAVIFLILGSTFLYWRGRRIQNKRAMRRYLERGESIEPLDPSEKANKVLARIFKETELRKLKVLGSGVFGTVHKGVWIPEGESIKIPVCIKVIEDKSGRQSFQAVTDHMLAIGSLDHAHIVRLLGLCPGSSLQLVTQYLPLGSLLDHVRQHRGALGPQLLLNWGVQIAKGMYYLEEHGMVHRNLAARNVLLKSPSQVQVADFGVADLLPPDDKQLLHSEAKTPIKWMALESIHFGKYTHQSDVWSYGVTVWELMTFGAEPYAGLRLAEVPDLLEKGERLAQPQICTIDVYMVMVKCWMIDENIRPTFKELANEFTRMARDPPRYLVIKRESGPGIPPGAEPPALTNNELEEVELEPELDLDLELEAEENNLATTLGSALSLPLGTLNRPRGSQSLISPSSGYMPMNQGNLGEACQESAVCGGNERCPRPASLHPLPRGRLASESSEGHVTGSEAELQEKVSMCRSRSRSPRPRGDSAYHSQRHSLLTPVTPQSPPGLEEEDVNGYVMPDAQFKGTSSREGTLSSVGLSSVLGTEEEDEDEEYEYMNRRRRCSPPHPPRPSSLEELGYEYMDVGSDLSASLGSTQSCPLNPVPTMPNASTTPDEDYEYMNRRRGGGGPGGDYAAMEACPAAEQGYEEMRAFQGPVHHAPQVQYAHLKTLRSLEATDSAFDNPDYWHSRLFPKANAQRT; encoded by the exons GTGACTGGCTACGTCCTTGTGGCCATGAATGAGTTCTCTACGCTGCCACTGCCCAACCTCCGAGTGGTGCGGGGGACCCAGGTCTATGATGGGAAGTTCGCCATCTTTGTCATGTTGAACTACAACACCAACTCCAGCCATGCCCTGCGCCAGCTCCGCTTCACTCAGCTCACTG AGATTCTGTCAGGGGGCGTTTACATTGAGAAGAACGATAAACTTTGCCATATGGACACAATTGACTGGAGGGACATCGTGCGGGACCGAGATGCCGAGATAGTGGTGAAGGACAATGGCAGGAGCT GTCCCCCGTGTCATGAGGTCTGCAAGGGGCGATGCTGGGGTCCCAGACCAGAAGACTGCCAGACAT TGACCAAGACCATCTGCGCCCCTCAGTGTAATGGTCACTGCTTTGGGCCCAACCCCAACCAGTGCTGCCATGACGAGTGCGCAGGGGGCTGCTCAGGCCCTCAGAACACAGACTGCTTT GCTTGCCGGCTCTTCAATGACAGTGGAGCCTGCGTGCGCCAGTGTCCACAGCCTCTTGTCTACAACAAGCTAACTTTCCAGCTAGAACCCAATCCCCACACCAAGTATCAGTATGGAGGAGTTTGTGTCGCCAGCTGTCCCC ATAACTTTGTAGTGGATCAAACGTCTTGTGTCAGGGCCTGTCCTCCCGATAAGATGGAAGTAGATAAAAATGGACTCAAGATATGTGAACCTTGTGGGGGTCTGTGCCCCAAAG CCTGTGAGGGAACGGGCTCTGGAAGCCGCTTCCAGACTGTGGACTCGAGCAACATTGATGGATTTGTGAACTGCACCAAGATCCTGGGCAACCTGGACTTTCTTATCACTGGCCTCAATGG AGACCCCTGGCACAAGATCCCTGCTCTGGACCCTGAGAAACTCCATGTCTTCCGGACCGTGCGGGAGATCACAG GTTACCTGAACATCCAGTCCTGGCCACCCCACATGCACAACTTCAGTGTCTTTTCCAATCTGACAACCATTGGGGGCAGAAGCCTCTACAA CCGGGGCTTCTCATTGTTGATCATGAAGAACTTGAATGTAACATCTCTGGGCCTCCGATCCTTGAAAGAAATTAGCGCTGGGCGTGTATACATAAGCGCCAACCGGCAGCTCTGCTACCACCATTCTCTGAACTGGACCAGGCTGCTTCGGGGGCCTTCGGAAGAGAGGCTGGACATCAAGCATAACCGGCCCCGCAGGGACTGCG TGGCAGAGGGCAAAGTGTGTGACCCACTGTGCTCCTCCGGGGGATGCTGGGGCCCAGGCCCCGGTCAGTGCCTATCCTGCCGAAACTACAGCCGAGGAGGTGTCTGTGTGACCCACTGCAACTTCCTGAATGG GGAGCCTCGTGAGTTTGCCCATGAGGCTGAATGCTTCTCCTGCCACCCGGAATGCCAGCCCATGGAGGGCACGGCCACATGCAATGGCTCG GGCTCTGATGCCTGTGCCCAGTGTGCCCATTTTCGAGATGGGCCCCACTGTGTGAGTAGCTGCCCATTTGGAGTCCTCGGTGCCAAGGGCCCCATCTACAAGTACCCAGATGCTCAGAATGAATGTCGGCCCTGCCATGAGAACTGCACCCAGGG GTGTAAGGGACCAGAGCTACAAGACTGTTTGGGCCAAACACTGGCACTCATCAG CAAAACCCATCTGGCAATGGCTTTAACAGTGGTCATAGGATTGGCAGTGATTTTCCTGATCCTGGGCAGCACTTTTCTCTATTGGCGTGGGCGCCGGATTCAGAATAAGAGGGCTATGAGGCGCTACTTGGAACGGGGTGAG AGCATAGAGCCTCTGGACCCCAGTGAGAAGGCTAACAAAGTGCTGGCCAGAATCTTCAAAGAGACAGAGCTGAGGAAGCTTAAAGTACTGGGCTCGGGTGTCTTCGGAACTGTGCACAAA GGAGTATGGATTCCTGAGGGTGAATCAATCAAGATTCCAGTCTGCATTAAAGTCATTGAGGACAAGAGTGGACGGCAAAGTTTCCAAGCTGTGACGGAC CACATGCTGGCCATTGGCAGCCTCGACCACGCCCACATTGTTCGGCTGCTGGGACTGTGTCCAGGGTCATCTCTGCAGCTCGTCACTCAGTACTTGCCTCTGGGTTCCCTGCTGGATCATGTGAGGCAACACCGTGGGGCACTGGGGCCACAGCTGCTGCTCAACTGGGGAGTACAAATTGCCAAG GGAATGTACTACCTGGAGGAGCATGGTATGGTGCATAGGAACCTGGCTGCCCGAAATGTGCTGCTGAAGTCACCCAGTCAGGTGCAGGTGGCAGATTTTGGGGTTGCTGACTTGCTGCCCCCTGATGATAAGCAGCTGCTGCACAGTGAGGCCAAG ACTCCAATTAAGTGGATGGCCCTCGAGAGTATCCACTTTGGGAAATACACACACCAGAGTGACGTCTGGAGCTATG GAGTGACAGTTTGGGAGCTGATGACCTTTGGGGCAGAGCCCTATGCAGGGCTGCGACTGGCTGAAGTACCAGACCTGCTGGAGAAAGGAGAACGGTTGGCGCAGCCCCAGATCTGTACCATTGATGTCTACATGGTCATGGTCAAGT GTTGGATGATTGATGAGAACATTCGCCCGACTTTTAAAGAGCTAGCCAATGAGTTCACTAGGATGGCCCGAGACCCACCACGGTACCTGGTCATAAAG AGAGAGAGTGGGCCTGGAATTCCCCCTGGAGCAGAGCCTCCTGCTCTGACAAACAATGAGCTGGAGGAAGTAGAGCTGGAGCCGGAACTAGACCTAGACCTGGAGTTGGAGGCAGAGGAGAACAACCTGGCAACCACACTGGGCTCTGCCCTCAGCCTGCCACTTGGAACACTCAATCGGCCACGTGGG AGCCAGAGCCTTATAAGTCCAtcatctggatatatgcctatgAACCAGGGGAATCTTGGGGAAGCTTGTCAG gAGTCTGCAGTTTGTGGGGGTAATGAACGGTGCCCCCGTCCAGCCTCTTTGCACCCATTGCCACGGGGACGCCTGGCTTCAGAGTCATCGGAGGGCCATGTGACAGGCTCTGAGGCTGAGCTCCAGGAGAAGGTGTCCATGTGTAGAAGCCGGAGCCGGAGTCCACGGCCACGTGGAGACAGTGCCTACCATTCCCAGCGCCACAGCCTGCTTACTCCTGTCACCCCACAGTCTCCACCAGGATTAGAGGAAGAGGATGTCAATGGTTATGTCATGCCAGATGCACAATTCAAAG GTACCTCCTCCCGGGAAGGCACCCTTTCTTCAGTGGGTCTCAGTTCTGTCCTGGGTACTgaagaagaagatgaagatgaGGAGTATGAATACATGAACCGGAGGAGAAGGTGCAGTCCACCTCATCCCCCTAGGCCAAGTTCCCTCGAGGAGCTGGGTTATGAATACATGGATGTGGGATCAGACCTCAGTGCTTCCCTGGGCAGCACACAGAGTTGCCCGCTCAACCCCGTGCCCACCATGCCCAATGCCAGCACAACTCCAGATGAGGACTATGAATATATGAATCGGCGACGTGGTGGAGGTGGTCCTGGAGGGGATTATGCAGCCATGGAAGCCTGCCCAGCAGCTGAGCAAGGTTATGAAGAAATGAGAGCTTTCCAGGGGCCTGTACACCATGCCCCCCAAGTTCAATATGCCCACCTCAAAACTCTGCGGAGTTTAGAAGCCACTGACTCTGCCTTTGACAACCCTGATTACTGGCACAGCAGGCTTTTCCCCAAGGCTAACGCCCAGAGAACATAA